From the Chiroxiphia lanceolata isolate bChiLan1 chromosome 13, bChiLan1.pri, whole genome shotgun sequence genome, one window contains:
- the ATP2C2 gene encoding calcium-transporting ATPase type 2C member 2: MGEGIFTKLFQKRSFLRFVQKYQPLGSGEPEEEPLDECELTIIEQEKEVEVVPPKDACKCHKEDLARALNVRICHWEFGLCLSQGRVDLQTGLSEFSVLQRRLKHGWNEFSVEKKEPIWKKYLDQFKSPLILLLLASALVSVITKEYEDAASITMAVLIVVTVAFIQEYRSEKSLEELNKLVPPECNCLREGKLQHLLARELVPGDIIYLSVGDRVPADLRLIEVTDLLVDESSFTGEAEPCNKTDTVLLEAGDITTLSNVVFMGTLVQYGKGKGVVIGTGESSQFGEVFKMMRAEETPKTPLQKNMDRLGKQLSLFSFGIIGLIMLIGWLQGKHLLSMFTIGVSLAVAAIPEGLPIVVTVTLVLGVLRMAKKKVIVKKLPIVETLGCCNVICSDKTGTLTANEMTVTRLVTSDGFQAEVSGVGYNGEGNVYLLPTKEILKEFSNISIGKLVEAGCVVNNAVIRKNSVIGQPTEGALIALAMKMELADIKDIYVRKKEIPFSSEQKWMAVKCTLKNQDQEDIYFMKGAFEEVIQYCTLYNSGGISLSLTPQQKAAYQQEEKRMGSSGLRVLALASGPELGKLTFLGLVGIIDPPRAGVREAVQVLFESGVSVKMITGDALETAVAIGQNIGLCNGKLKAMSGEELDQLEEAELSSTVQNVSIFFRTSPKHKLKIIKALQRAGAVVAMTGDGVNDAVALKSADIGIAMGQAGTDVSKEAANMILVDDDFSKVMNAIEEGKGIFYNIKNFVRFQLSTSISALSLVTLSTVLNLPNPLNAMQILWINIIMDGPPAQSLGVEPVDRDTIKQPPRCITDTILSKSLILKIFMSALIIISGTLFVFWKENPKGGITPRTTTMTFTCFVFFDLFNALTCRSQTKLILEIGFFRNRMFLYSVLGSFLGQLAVIYIPPLQKIFQTENLGVLDLLFLTGLASSVFVVSELVKLCERRCCRPGHTKGRHT, translated from the exons ATGGGAGAAGGGATTTTCACCAAACTCTTCCAGAAAAGGTCGTTTCTCCGCTTCGTGCAGAAGTATCAGCCCCTTGGAAGCGGAGAGCCGGAAGAGGAG CCCCTTGACGAGTGTGAGCTGACAATAAttgagcaggagaaggaggtggaAGTTGTGCCCCCGAAAGATGCCTGTAAATGCCACAAGGAAGACTTGGCAAGAGCTCTGAACGTAAGGATTTGT CATTGGGAATTTGGACTTTGTTTGTCTCAGGGAAGG gTTGATTTACAGACTGGACTGTCTGAGTTTTCCGTGCTCCAGCGCAGGTTAAAACACGGCTGGAATGAATTTTCAGTAGAGAAGAAGGAGCCGATATGGAAGAAATATCTGGACCAG TTCAAAAGCCCCCtcatcctcctgctgctggcctcagctctggtgagTGTCATCACAAAGGAATACGAGGATGCAGCGAGCATCACCATG GCCGTGCTCATCGTGGTCACCGTGGCCTTCATCCAG GAATATCGCTCGGAAAAATCTCTGGAAGAACTCAACAAGCTGGTGCCCCCCGAGTGCAACTG CCTAAGGGAAGGGAAACTGCAGCATCTTCTAGCACGAGAGCTGGTGCCTGGAGATATCATCTACCTGTCTGTTGGAGACAGGGTTCCTGCAGACCTCAGGCTGATAGAG GTTACAGATCTGCTGGTGGATGAATCCAGTTTTACTGGAGAAGCTGAGCCTTGCAACAAGACTGACACTGTGTTGCTGGAAGCTGGAGACATAACCACACTGAGCAATGTTGTTTTCATGGGGACCCTGGTGCAGTACGGGAAGGGAAAA ggCGTAGTTATTGGCACAGGTGAAAGTTCCCAGTTTGGCGAGGTGTTCAAAATGATGAGAGCTGAAGAG ACTCCCAAGACACCTCTCCAGAAAAAcatggacagactggggaagCAGCTCAGCCTGTTCTCCTTTGGCATAATTG GTCTGATAATGCTCATTGGGTGGTTGCAAGGGAAGCATCTCCTCAGCATGTTCACCATTGGAGTCAG CCTGGCCGTGGCTGCCATTCCTGAGGGCCTTCCCATCGTGGTCACAGTCACCCTGGTGCTGGGAGTTCTCCGGATGGCCAAGAAAAAGGTCATTGTGAAGAAGCTGCCCATAGTAGAAACCTTAG GTTGCTGCAATGTCATCTGCTCAGATAAGACAGGCACCCTGACGGCCAACGAGATGACGGTGACTCGGCTGGTGACCTCGGATGGCTTCCAGGCAGAG GTCAGCGGGGTGGGCTACaatggagaaggaaatgttTATCTTCTGCCAACAAAGGAGATCCTTAAAGAATTTTCCAACATCTCCATTGGGAAGCTAGTGGAG gctggCTGTGTGGTCAATAATGCTGTTATCAGGAAAAACAGTGTGATAGGACAACCCACAGAAGGAGCTCTCATTGCCCTGGCAATGAAG ATGGAATTAGCTGACATAAAAGACATTTAtgtaagaaagaaggaaattccATTTAGCTCTGAACAGAAGTGGATGGCTGTGAAATGCACACTGAAAAATCAG GACCAGGAAGATATTTACTTTATGAAAGGAGCATTTGAAGAAGTTATTCAGTACTGCACTCTGTACAACAGTGGTGGCATCTCACTGTCACTCACCCCCCAGCAGAAAGCTGCCTACCAGCAGGAAGAGAAGCGAATGGGCTCCTCAGGACTTCGAG TACTTGCTTTGGCTTCAGGTCCAGAACTTGGCAAACTAACATTTTTAGGTCTGGTTGGAATAATTGATCCCCCGAGGGCTGGAGTGAGGGAAGCTGTTCAAGTCCTTTTTGAGTCTGGTGTGTCAGTGAAGATGATAACTGGAGATGCCCTGGAAACAGCTGTGGCTATAG GACAGAATATTGGTCTCTGCAACGGGAAGCTGAAAGCTATGTCTGGGGAAGAGCTGGACCAACTGGAAGAGGCAGAGCTGTCATCCACTGTCCAAAAT gtttccatttttttcagaacaagtCCAAAGcataaactaaaaataataaag gCTTTGCAGAGGGCTGGTGCTGTGGTGGCCATGACAGGAGACGGTGTAAACGATGCCGTGGCCCTGAAATCCGCGGATATCGGGATCGCGATGGGACAGGCCGGCACGGACGTGAGCAAAGAGGCTGCCAACATGATCCTCGTGGACGATGACTTCTCAAAAGTAAT gaATGCAAtagaagagggaaagggaatattttaCAACATAAAAAACTTTGTCCGGTTCCAACTGAGCAC gaGTATCTCAGCTTTGAGCCTAGTTACTCTGTCAACAGTGCTCAACCTACCAAATCCACTCAATGCTATGCAGATCTTATGGATCAACATCATCATGGATGGGCCTCCAGCCCAGAG CTTGGGAGTTGAACCTGTTGACAGGGACACCATCAAACAGCCCCCCCGGTGTATCACAGACACCATACTCAGCAAATCACTGATCCTGAAAATCTTCATGTCAGCTCTCATTATCATCAGTGGAACCCTCTTTGTCTTCTGGAAGGAG AATCCAAAAGGTGGTATAACTCCTCGAACCACAACGATGACTTTTacctgttttgtgttttttgacCTCTTCAATGCCCTGACATGTCGCTCTCAG ACAAAGTTGATACTTGAAATTGGCTTTTTTCGGAACCGCATGTTCCTGTATTCCGTGCTTGGATCATTTTTGGGACAGTTGGCTGTTATATACATCCCTCCACTACAGAAGATCTTCCAGACAGAGAATTTAGGAGTGTTAG ACCTGCTGTTCCTCACTGGACTGGCTTCCTCCGTGTTCGTGGTGTCCGAGCTCGTCAAACTGTGTGAACGACGCTGCTGCCGCCCGGGGCACACAAAGGGACGTCACACCTGA